A window of the Proteus terrae subsp. cibarius genome harbors these coding sequences:
- the hslO gene encoding Hsp33 family molecular chaperone HslO, which yields MSKKDSLSRFLFEKNAVRGELVNVTETYQSMLENHHYPEPVQHLLGDLLVATSLLTATLKFEGDITVQIQGDGPVRLAVINGNNNQQMRGVARIGDDVKAGSTLKEMIGNGFMVITVTPEKGERYQGIVALDGETIEACIDNYFKQSEQLPTRVFIRSGMQAGKPAAAGMLLQVLPASEEFTAEHTAEHFELLTQLTHTIKAEELFTLDTKEILHRLYHEEDVTLYDPQVVEFHCTCSRERCENTLVTLSKEDVNHLLQEQGNIDMECEYCGTHYIFTENDINNINKLYGSELH from the coding sequence ATGTCTAAAAAAGACTCTTTATCACGTTTTTTATTTGAAAAAAACGCGGTACGTGGCGAATTGGTCAATGTGACTGAAACCTATCAATCAATGCTTGAGAATCACCATTATCCTGAGCCAGTTCAACACCTTCTGGGTGATTTACTGGTGGCTACCAGTTTGTTAACAGCTACGCTTAAATTTGAAGGTGATATTACGGTTCAAATACAAGGTGATGGCCCTGTGCGATTGGCAGTGATCAATGGAAATAACAATCAACAAATGCGTGGTGTTGCGCGTATTGGGGATGATGTTAAAGCGGGTAGTACCTTAAAAGAGATGATCGGGAATGGTTTTATGGTCATTACGGTAACACCTGAAAAAGGTGAACGTTATCAAGGTATTGTTGCTCTTGATGGTGAAACTATTGAAGCCTGTATTGATAACTACTTTAAGCAATCAGAACAGTTACCTACGCGCGTATTTATTCGTAGTGGTATGCAAGCGGGCAAACCAGCTGCTGCGGGTATGTTATTACAAGTATTGCCGGCATCAGAAGAGTTCACCGCAGAACATACTGCTGAACATTTTGAATTGCTCACACAGTTAACACATACAATCAAAGCTGAAGAGCTATTTACGCTAGATACTAAAGAGATCTTACATCGCTTATATCACGAAGAAGATGTCACTCTTTATGATCCTCAAGTTGTTGAATTCCATTGCACTTGTTCGCGTGAACGTTGTGAAAATACATTAGTAACATTGTCGAAAGAAGATGTGAACCACCTGTTGCAAGAACAGGGAAATATTGATATGGAATGCGAATATTGTGGAACACATTACATCTTCACTGAGAATGATATTAATAATATCAATAAATTGTATGGCTCTGAATTGCACTGA
- the hslR gene encoding ribosome-associated heat shock protein Hsp15 yields MSQPSQESGVRLDKWLWAARFYKTRAIARTMIEGGKVHYNGVRGKPSKIVEEGAEIRLRQGNDERTVTILMVSSQRQGATQAQALYCETPESIAKREKIALARKMNALTMPHPERRPDKKERRTLLRFKQTNLQESD; encoded by the coding sequence ATGAGTCAACCATCGCAAGAAAGTGGCGTCCGTTTAGATAAATGGCTTTGGGCTGCACGTTTCTATAAAACGCGCGCAATCGCTCGCACAATGATTGAAGGTGGCAAAGTTCACTACAATGGTGTGAGAGGTAAGCCAAGTAAAATCGTTGAAGAAGGCGCAGAAATACGCCTACGACAAGGTAATGATGAACGGACAGTAACCATTCTTATGGTCAGTTCACAACGACAAGGTGCTACCCAAGCTCAGGCACTTTATTGTGAAACACCAGAGAGTATTGCTAAAAGAGAAAAAATTGCTCTAGCAAGAAAAATGAATGCGTTAACTATGCCTCATCCTGAACGTCGCCCTGATAAAAAGGAAAGACGCACCTTACTTCGCTTCAAACAGACAAATTTACAAGAATCGGATTAA
- the umoB gene encoding flagellar biogenesis regulator UmoB — MRLSVIILAIFMISLFIMAAFLFFKRRRLDGSHHLPSLAKPTYRKLTSDDYGLISDYLSYFGTSDFSSGYSLQNFPDMPIKGEVVTTLRNIVNRFAGSSEGLNHWRYYIDAVEIHIPPLLVPYLQQENVLDVVCTPSIPIVVGVNGHFLKDEKIHFSALSLKQLSEPILANGSSTIQKNEGDAAHLLQIREETNEEYRLHNSSGFWDGSFVCLGLTLCLTALMMPQVFLPWILATGGAFLAVGVFLIHNPLIKPRKQEIHCFKGRLKRWGLFGNFDHGQVKNVSLGGIDLVYPPHWEPYIQSDIDKVTYLEMYPNHHVVKQGNYLSLHDEEKNYPYKRYIKNIIFVFWSLFIIGMLYLYQPLSLSMKLSFSWFKDTEPHLVTNFTELETTDLHVGDIIQAKGVGMCYMPPNLSSKNNKTIFAPFDCSGIYWNNSNPMPMPESSTIEKAAALLHMVEEQLHPVSNNRVNPSLGQAITKSGMNLLDNFDGIVLKTQDLCPRENECIRLKMALVNLSNVNDWAALVQRAESGKLTGTNVLLRAVSAEALEKLIDTTTSSFIYREIDKAAILLNSPPPGGVLLISDERKQLVDYASSSNSVFEPTPLEQWRELQRLSDILLHTPFDTGGVITGMVIDANGTLQIFLHSLPDSMTMLYYIGNTLLLFIAIGFLILNLFLIIRRRRQNNQRMNKISLYYEHCFYRPPQ, encoded by the coding sequence ATGAGATTATCAGTCATTATATTGGCTATCTTTATGATAAGCCTATTTATAATGGCCGCCTTTCTATTCTTTAAAAGAAGGCGGCTTGATGGCTCACATCATCTCCCATCTTTAGCTAAACCTACTTATCGCAAGCTCACTTCTGATGACTATGGGCTTATTAGTGATTATTTATCTTATTTTGGCACATCTGATTTCTCTTCTGGCTATTCATTACAAAACTTCCCCGATATGCCAATTAAAGGTGAAGTCGTTACTACATTAAGAAATATCGTTAATCGCTTTGCGGGCTCTAGTGAAGGATTAAATCATTGGCGTTACTATATTGATGCCGTAGAAATTCATATTCCCCCACTGCTTGTTCCTTATCTTCAGCAAGAAAACGTTCTTGATGTTGTCTGCACCCCTTCGATCCCCATCGTGGTTGGTGTGAATGGCCATTTCTTAAAAGATGAAAAAATTCATTTTTCTGCTTTAAGTTTAAAGCAGCTTTCTGAGCCTATATTGGCAAATGGTTCATCAACAATTCAAAAGAACGAAGGTGATGCTGCTCACTTATTACAAATCCGCGAAGAAACAAACGAAGAATATCGATTACATAACTCATCTGGTTTTTGGGATGGCTCTTTTGTTTGTCTTGGGTTGACGCTGTGCTTAACAGCCTTAATGATGCCTCAAGTTTTTCTTCCTTGGATCCTAGCTACCGGTGGTGCTTTTTTGGCTGTTGGTGTTTTTCTGATCCACAATCCTTTAATTAAGCCACGTAAACAAGAAATCCACTGCTTTAAGGGGCGTTTAAAGCGTTGGGGGCTTTTTGGCAACTTTGATCATGGACAGGTAAAAAATGTTTCTTTAGGGGGGATTGATCTCGTTTATCCGCCTCATTGGGAGCCTTATATTCAAAGTGATATTGATAAGGTAACTTATTTAGAAATGTATCCAAATCATCATGTAGTAAAGCAAGGAAACTACCTTTCATTGCATGATGAAGAGAAAAATTATCCATATAAACGCTATATTAAAAATATTATCTTCGTTTTTTGGAGCCTGTTTATTATTGGCATGTTGTATCTTTATCAACCTCTTTCTCTTTCAATGAAACTCAGTTTTTCATGGTTTAAAGATACAGAACCTCATTTAGTCACTAATTTTACTGAGTTAGAAACAACTGATTTGCATGTAGGAGACATTATTCAAGCGAAAGGGGTTGGGATGTGTTACATGCCACCTAATTTATCAAGTAAGAATAATAAAACTATTTTTGCACCTTTTGATTGTTCAGGAATTTACTGGAATAACAGTAATCCAATGCCAATGCCTGAATCGAGCACGATAGAAAAAGCTGCTGCATTATTGCATATGGTTGAAGAACAATTACATCCCGTTTCTAATAACCGAGTTAACCCGAGTTTAGGCCAAGCGATTACTAAGTCCGGGATGAATCTGTTAGATAATTTTGATGGCATTGTGTTGAAAACACAGGATTTATGCCCAAGAGAAAATGAGTGTATTCGCCTTAAGATGGCGTTAGTTAACTTAAGTAATGTCAATGATTGGGCTGCATTAGTTCAACGAGCTGAAAGTGGTAAATTAACTGGAACCAATGTTTTATTACGTGCTGTGAGTGCTGAGGCCTTGGAAAAGCTTATCGACACCACCACATCTTCTTTTATCTACCGAGAAATAGATAAAGCCGCAATACTGCTAAACAGTCCTCCACCGGGTGGCGTGCTGTTAATCAGTGATGAAAGAAAACAGCTTGTTGATTACGCTTCAAGTTCAAACTCCGTGTTTGAGCCTACTCCGTTAGAACAGTGGCGCGAACTACAACGTTTATCCGATATTTTATTACATACACCTTTTGATACAGGTGGCGTAATAACCGGCATGGTTATTGATGCGAATGGCACATTACAGATATTTTTACATAGCCTGCCCGATTCAATGACAATGTTATATTACATCGGGAATACGTTATTATTGTTTATCGCTATTGGGTTCTTAATATTGAACCTATTTCTTATCATCCGGCGTCGGCGACAAAATAACCAACGCATGAATAAAATCAGTCTCTACTATGAGCACTGTTTTTATCGCCCTCCTCAGTAA
- the nudE gene encoding ADP compounds hydrolase NudE produces the protein MKKLKKPNILNVDNIARSRLFQIQSVNLEFSNGEKRTYERMKPANREAVMIVPIIDDHLILIREYAVGIENYDFGFPKGAIDPGENALQAANRELKEEIGYGAHSLIELAKLSMAPSYFSSKMNIVIAHDLYPEQLEGDEPEPLLQIRWPIAKMMDLLDHPDFTEARSVSALFFAHRYLLHNK, from the coding sequence ATGAAAAAACTAAAAAAACCCAATATATTAAACGTTGATAACATCGCCCGTTCTCGATTATTTCAGATCCAATCCGTTAATCTAGAGTTTAGTAACGGAGAAAAGCGTACTTATGAGCGAATGAAACCTGCTAATCGTGAAGCCGTTATGATTGTTCCTATTATTGATGACCATCTTATTCTTATTCGTGAATACGCCGTAGGTATCGAAAATTACGATTTTGGTTTTCCCAAAGGCGCTATCGATCCTGGTGAAAATGCCCTACAAGCCGCGAACCGCGAACTAAAAGAAGAAATTGGCTATGGTGCTCACTCATTAATAGAGCTTGCAAAGCTTTCTATGGCACCGTCTTACTTTTCTAGCAAAATGAACATTGTTATTGCACATGATCTTTATCCAGAGCAACTTGAAGGTGATGAACCTGAACCACTGCTTCAAATACGTTGGCCTATCGCAAAAATGATGGACTTACTCGACCATCCAGACTTCACTGAAGCTCGCAGCGTCAGTGCTCTCTTCTTTGCACACCGCTATCTATTACATAATAAATAG
- the mrcA gene encoding peptidoglycan glycosyltransferase/peptidoglycan DD-transpeptidase MrcA — protein MKFLKYFFIFVFACIILGGASIYGMYKYVEPQLPDVATLKDVRLQTPMQVFSADGELIAQYGEKRRLPLTLEEMPPQLINAFIATEDTRFREHHGIDPIGITRAVVVALTSGQASQGASTITQQLARNFFLTPEKKLMRKIKEAFLAIRIEKELTKDEILALYLNKIYLGNRAYGVGAAAYVYFGKSVHELSLNEMAVIAGLPKAPSTLNPLYSYDRALKRRNVVLQRMYEENYITRAQYESTRAEPIVAKYHAPQIDFSAPYLTEMVRMEMYERYGENAYTDGYKIYTTVVRKDQLAAEKALRDNVIDYDMRHGYRGAQEVLWSEGQTPWDNEAINKKLKGIQTYGPLIPAVVLSADAKEAKVILKTGDNITLDLKAVRWARKFISDTAQGATPTKVDAVVHVGEQIWVRQNNENNWVLAQLPGVNAAFVALDPINGGIIALVGGFDFEISKFNRVSQSLRQVGSNIKPFLYAAALDKGLTLSTLLNDLPISRWDAGAGTDWRPKNSPPTYAGPIRLRQGLGQSKNVVMVRAMRAMGVDYAADYLLRFGFPNQNIDRTESLALGSPSFTPMQMVRGFAVMANGGYLIEPYYIQRIENADGEELFTAKPKVACPDCTDIPVIYGDTMRSIALSDDYMENIAQSHQSQSVNVAPDIELEQAPLAETVKESPYAPHVISTPLAYLMHDALRTNLVGEPGWSGTGWRAVRDLKRQDIGGKTGTTNSSKDAWFSGYGANIVATAWIGFDDSSRNLGRTAASGGEAGAKTAQPIWNDFMKVALDGVPVSMMPVPQGVVAVQIDRKTGKLAGDGASMKEYFIDGTQPTERAKNEVGTQIFEDNGESNELF, from the coding sequence GTGAAGTTCTTAAAATATTTTTTCATCTTCGTTTTTGCTTGCATAATTTTGGGAGGAGCCTCGATATACGGTATGTATAAGTATGTTGAGCCTCAGTTACCCGATGTCGCGACATTAAAAGATGTTCGTTTACAAACCCCTATGCAGGTATTTAGTGCAGACGGAGAGTTGATCGCGCAATACGGCGAAAAACGTCGTTTACCGCTAACATTGGAGGAGATGCCTCCTCAACTTATTAATGCCTTTATCGCAACAGAAGATACTCGTTTTCGTGAACATCACGGTATTGACCCTATTGGGATCACTCGTGCTGTTGTCGTGGCATTAACATCAGGACAAGCCTCTCAAGGCGCAAGTACCATCACGCAACAATTAGCTCGAAATTTCTTTTTAACACCTGAAAAGAAATTAATGCGAAAAATTAAAGAGGCCTTTTTGGCGATCCGCATTGAGAAAGAGCTGACTAAAGATGAAATTTTAGCGTTGTATCTAAATAAAATTTATCTAGGTAACCGTGCTTACGGTGTGGGTGCTGCAGCTTATGTTTACTTTGGTAAAAGTGTTCATGAGCTTAGTCTAAATGAAATGGCAGTGATTGCTGGTTTACCAAAAGCGCCATCGACACTTAATCCGCTCTATTCTTATGATCGTGCTTTAAAACGTCGTAATGTCGTTTTACAGCGTATGTATGAAGAGAACTATATCACTCGTGCACAGTATGAAAGTACAAGAGCAGAGCCGATAGTTGCTAAATACCATGCACCGCAAATTGATTTCTCCGCACCTTATCTAACAGAAATGGTGAGAATGGAGATGTATGAGCGCTATGGTGAAAATGCTTATACAGATGGCTATAAAATCTACACTACGGTTGTGCGTAAAGATCAACTAGCAGCAGAAAAAGCGTTGCGTGACAATGTTATCGACTACGATATGCGTCATGGTTACCGAGGTGCTCAAGAAGTTTTATGGAGTGAAGGGCAAACGCCATGGGATAACGAAGCTATCAACAAGAAATTAAAAGGGATCCAAACTTATGGTCCTTTAATTCCGGCTGTTGTGTTATCCGCGGATGCTAAAGAAGCCAAAGTTATCTTAAAAACGGGTGACAACATTACGCTAGATTTAAAAGCAGTTCGTTGGGCTCGTAAATTTATTTCTGACACCGCTCAAGGTGCAACACCGACAAAAGTTGATGCCGTTGTCCATGTCGGTGAGCAAATTTGGGTACGCCAAAATAATGAAAACAACTGGGTATTAGCGCAACTTCCGGGTGTTAATGCTGCATTTGTTGCATTAGATCCAATCAACGGAGGGATTATTGCGCTTGTTGGCGGTTTTGATTTTGAGATCAGTAAATTTAACCGAGTTTCTCAATCTTTACGCCAAGTCGGTTCAAACATTAAACCTTTCTTATATGCTGCGGCGTTAGATAAAGGGTTGACGTTATCAACACTGCTTAATGATTTACCTATTAGCCGTTGGGATGCTGGGGCAGGAACAGATTGGCGCCCTAAAAATTCACCGCCAACTTACGCAGGTCCTATTCGTTTACGTCAAGGTTTAGGTCAGTCTAAAAACGTAGTGATGGTACGTGCAATGCGCGCAATGGGTGTGGATTATGCTGCTGATTATCTATTACGTTTTGGTTTCCCTAACCAAAATATTGATAGAACAGAATCTTTAGCATTAGGATCACCATCATTTACACCAATGCAAATGGTACGAGGGTTTGCTGTTATGGCAAATGGCGGATATCTCATTGAACCTTACTATATCCAACGTATTGAAAATGCTGATGGTGAAGAGCTGTTTACTGCAAAACCAAAAGTAGCCTGCCCAGATTGTACTGATATCCCTGTTATTTACGGCGATACTATGCGTTCTATTGCATTATCTGATGACTATATGGAAAACATTGCTCAATCTCATCAGTCTCAGTCTGTCAATGTAGCTCCTGACATTGAATTAGAACAAGCACCATTGGCTGAGACTGTAAAAGAAAGCCCTTATGCACCACACGTTATCAGTACACCACTGGCTTACTTAATGCATGATGCATTAAGAACAAACCTTGTAGGTGAACCGGGATGGTCTGGTACAGGTTGGCGAGCTGTTCGTGATCTTAAACGCCAAGATATTGGTGGTAAGACAGGAACAACAAACAGCTCTAAAGATGCGTGGTTCTCTGGATATGGCGCCAATATTGTTGCCACCGCTTGGATTGGCTTTGATGACAGTAGCCGCAACTTAGGTAGGACTGCGGCTAGTGGCGGTGAAGCGGGTGCTAAAACAGCACAACCTATTTGGAACGACTTTATGAAAGTGGCTCTCGATGGTGTACCAGTGAGTATGATGCCTGTACCACAAGGTGTCGTGGCTGTGCAAATTGATAGAAAAACAGGAAAGCTGGCGGGCGATGGTGCTTCAATGAAAGAATATTTTATTGATGGAACCCAACCGACAGAAAGAGCAAAAAATGAAGTAGGAACTCAGATTTTTGAGGATAATGGCGAATCTAACGAGTTATTCTAA
- a CDS encoding fimbrial assembly protein codes for MYQVNYLPWRHRLFRQKALLWLSQTLSLVTITFVICSYYTYHLTQKRTLITTQQRQTQQQEDLLLKQLDIYQEQRKQTLLHYQNYSLYYQNWLRYLHYIRFFRAIETHLPSAGWISHYNEADNQRSLYLTLPNTQSLSFITNLKSHPILSSLTLSYLKQSKANPSYTEVYLNGKSEEQGRGYENEEDKGSQ; via the coding sequence ATGTATCAAGTAAATTACCTACCTTGGCGTCACAGGTTATTTAGACAGAAAGCATTGTTATGGCTTTCTCAAACGCTATCATTGGTCACAATCACTTTCGTTATTTGTAGCTATTACACTTACCATCTGACACAAAAGCGAACGCTCATAACAACGCAACAACGTCAAACACAACAACAAGAAGATTTATTACTAAAACAGCTCGATATATATCAAGAACAAAGAAAACAGACACTTTTACACTATCAAAATTATTCACTCTATTATCAAAACTGGCTGCGCTATTTACATTACATTCGCTTCTTTCGAGCTATCGAAACGCATCTTCCTTCAGCAGGTTGGATTAGCCACTATAATGAAGCAGATAATCAACGCTCCCTGTATCTCACTCTCCCCAATACACAATCACTCTCCTTTATTACCAACCTTAAAAGTCACCCTATTTTATCCTCTTTAACATTGAGTTATTTAAAACAAAGCAAAGCTAATCCGTCTTATACAGAAGTATATTTAAACGGAAAATCAGAGGAACAAGGTCGAGGGTACGAAAATGAAGAAGATAAGGGAAGCCAATGA